ACGTAAGGCGGTCAAGTCGATGCAATGGGTGTAGCTCTTTGAGTTGGTGCTCTTTGCCCAGGATAAAGATGACCGTGTTGTGTCGGAAGCGGCCACAGGGGTGGACAGGAATGGAAGAAGGCTTGTCTACAACTACCACATCTTCGTTCTCTGCCAGCAGGCGGACAGGTTCTGCTGTAACTGGTGGCTCATGCCTGTGCACTGTGTTCCGTAAGAAGTCATTGTCCTGCCAATGACATAAGGCAATTGGTCAGCCCAAGGGCCAGCCACATGTAATCAGTCGACTTTACagtttcctcccctcttccttacTGGCCTGGAAGAATGGTCACAGTACATCCTGAAGCAGAAAAAGCAGTGTGCACAGTGGATCCTCATTTTGTAAAATTACAGACACACAGGCAGATAGGCACTGAAAAAGTGCTAGAAGGACATTCATAAAATGTTAACGGTGACATTTTTGGGTGGTGgggtatgcattttttttttgttctgctcatttgtatttctatgcaacggttataattaaaaattaaaattttctaaaaggaagaacattaatttttctaaattatttttctaaaattaaaattttctaaagtatCACTTATTGTGACTGTGAACAAACACCAAGCTCTAAGTCCAGAGATTTGGGCTTCAGACCTGAATTTGCCACAGGCTTactacacacttttttttttttttttttgctttttagggccacatgtgcatatggaagttcccaggctatgggtcaaatgggagctatggctgacagtctacaccacagccacagcaatgtgagatctgagctgtgtctgcaacctacaccacagttcatggcaacgccggatacttaacccactgagtgaggccagggatcgaacctgtgtcctcgtggatactagttggattcatttctgctgagccacaaggggaactctttaCTACACACTCCTACAAAAGCCACTTAGCttttctaggcctcagtttccttatctgtaaaatgtgagGGTCAGTCCAGAACTGTGCTTCTCAAAATTGGGACAGAAGAAAGGATTCAAACCACTcattctacaaaagaaaaaagtgcctTGTGAACTCCCACAACCTTGGAGAGCCACTTCTACTGACACAGGTGTCTGATATCTCTTAGCTGTGATGGAATTTTAAAGGATCAAAGCACTGGGCTAGACAATTCTAGTCTCTATTCCTCTCATTTCACAAGTTTATCACATCAGGCTGTACAATAAATGTAGAACTTGTAAGAACACAGGCATTGGGAGTTCATGtcaaggctcagcaggttaaggatctggcattgcttcgagctgtggcgtgggtcagaggtggcttggatctgacccctagcctgggaacttccatatgccgcacctgaaaaacaaagacaaaacaaacaaaaaagaaaacaggcacTGGAGGTGGCAGTGCTGCCTTACCTCTGTGAGGTTTACCTTAGTTTCCTCAGCTTCCTAACAGGTAAGAGGTGGCAGCATTATCCACTCCACAAGGCTGTCATTAGAATTAAATGTTAAAGTACATAAAATGCTTAACTTTGTGCCCAGCACAGAGTCAGGGGATAAAAATGATAGTCTCCGTTATTACTATTTGTACAGAGATCTACAATGCAAGGTGGAAAGTCATCTGGGCCAGTGCCACAAGGCTGCATAAAAGAAGCTATAAGAATTCCAACTCCTGGCCCCTGGCAACACAGAAGCCACCTTGATAGAAGGGATAAGTGGACTGAGTTCTGAAGCATACAGGCTGTCTACTTGCAAAAATGGGCACTAAAAGAGTGTTCCAAATGAAAACGAGAAGTCTTCAGAATTACCCCTATTTTACCCCAATACTTATGCCCTGGTAACTGTGGAAAAAGCCTTGCCCCTTTCCTTGCCCGCTTCCGGGCAGGCCCCATCAAGACTCCACCTTGAGCACAATGCTGAGGTCCTTCACGGGCTCCTCGTTGAGGTGCAGGCGGCCCGCCCTGACCGCCGCCTCGTAGTAGGCCAGGGGTTGGGCTCGGAACTCGGTGCTGAAGACGTGCAGCAAGCTGTGGCCCACCCAGCGGCCTTTGCAGTAAGTCTGAAAGTCAAAATAGTAGGGCCGCACTTTGCGCAGGCCGCCCTCGAAATAGTAGCTGGTCTCGGCAAAGTGCTCATCGCTGAAGCTAACCCCTGCCCGTCGCTTCTTCGGGGGCGGCACGACACGCTCTCCGGTTGCGCCCCGCCGCTTCTTCCGCTTGCCTGGGCCGGGGGCTACGACCGGGGCCTGCTTCTCGATCTCTGAGGCCTGCTTCGCGTCTCCCGGGGCCAGCTCCACTCCAGGGCCCGCAGGCTCCAGGCTCCCTTGCGGTTCCCTAGCTTCGCCACCCGCAACTCCGTTTTGCTGAGCCGGGGCCTTCAGCCCGCCCGCGGCCTCGGCCCGGGTCGAGAGTGTTTCCGCCATGGGGTCCCTACGGCCACCCCAAGTCCTGGCAAAGGTGAGACGCCGGAGGTTGGAGCACACTTGCCTAAGAACCGGGAGCCACAAGCGGCCGCCCAGGAACATAACCACGTGGCCGCGGCTTCTAGGTCGCGATCTGAGGACGTCACTTGGCATCAACCAATCATTGAGGCCTCGTGCCGGGATGGGACTGAGAGGGGAGTAGGAGCGAAGGAGTGAGTTGAAAGAGTTGAGAGGCTAGGAGAATGACTCATTAAAAGTGGGGataacgggagttcctgtcgtggcgcagtggttaacgaatccgactaggaaccatgaggttgagggttcgatccctgcacttcctcagtgggttaggctctggcattgccgtgagctgtggtgtagattgcagacgcggctcggatcccgcgttgctctggctctggcgtaggccagtggctacagctccgattcaacccctagcctgggaacctccatatgccgcaagagcggcccaaagaaatagcaaaaaaaaaaaaaaaagttaaaagtggaGATAACGTATAGTTGCTCAAAGTCTTGCGTCTGGAAAAACTCTTGAAAGgagttattttaatttgtttgtgtgtgtgtgtgtgtgtgtgtgtgtgtgtgtgtgtgtgtgtgtgtgtgtcttttttgttgttgttattgttgttgttgctatttcttgggccgctcccgcggcatatggaggttcccaggctaggggttgaatcgaagctgtagccaccggcctatgccagagccacagcaacgcgggatccgagccgcgtctggagttattttaaaacaaaataaaatgaggatttCTAAACTCTGGATATACTAAGAATCACTGTgttgtttactttaaaaagatgTGATAGTTTGTGACTTAACTCGGtaaatttgatatatatatgtaattaaactCACACACCCCAGAAGCAATGTTTTTACACTTGTCGATCCCCCTAACATCATGAGAAAGATTAGAGATCTCCTAGTTGCTTCCCATATGCTCCTGTCCCGAGATTAAAACTGCAAGTGGATCAGAAGATGTATTTGTCAGAGTTCTTAAATGTAGAATACTGAAACCAAAATACTTAAATGCAAAATActgaaaccaatttttttttaatttataaaagaggaaatttattattattatttttttaatttcttagggccacacccgcggcatatagaggttcccaggctaggggtcaatcagagctatagctgctggcctatgccccagccacagtcATGGAAGATCCAAATTTCGGCTGGGaccacaccacagatcatggcaacaccagatccttaacccactgagcaaggccagggatagaacctgaggtctcatggatggtagtcgtattcgttaaccgctgagccacaaaggaaactccaaagaggaaattattgAAAGGATATTAGTGCCTCATAGAATTcacaagagaaaatttaaaaagagcagaaagatcaactgttggtgggattgaAGGAAAAACTATACACCCATACATTACTGGTGGAATTGTGCATCTGTCACACTCTTCTCAGAAAGCAATATGGcgtttaatgaaatttaaaaccgtacacacactcacatactcTTTAACCTAGCTATGCCAATCCGTCCccgagtaagaaaaaaaaatgtaggtaagGGTATATATACAAAGGTGTTTACTGCAATGTTGCTTTTTAGTAAccaaaaaatggaagcaaagcAATTGCCCACTAAAAGTCGAATGAATGGATACATCATTCTTCATCACAAAATTCTGTTcataaccattaaaaagaatgaaatcaagcAAGTGCGGTTGACGTAGGTTTTGTGGAATGAAAATAATAACGATAATAGCAAGCACTCATATATAGTGCTATTTTAAGTGCTGTATGTATTTTAACACAGTGAATTCTCATAATAACCCTATAAGTGCTACcgtcatttttcagatgaggacactgaagcccagagaacCTACAGGCAAGTAAATGGCGAGAAAAATAAGAGCCAGAAATGTGTAACATGATATAGTCTTtgtaaaaaatctatttaaaaaatgtatattgtgtaattcatttaaaaaaaaaattcacaagagAGCTGGCAAACAAACTCAGAAACAGCCAAATCAAGAGAAGCCAAGGCCTCTGAGAACCAGCCACATGacaaaaaggtgaattttatggagtgtgaattatatttcaataaccttttgtttgtttgtttttggctgtgcctatggcatacaaaagttcctgagacagggatcaaacccaagccacagcagaggcgcaagccactgcagtgacaacgtgggatccttacttaacccaatgcaccataagggaactcctaaagttgttatttaaaaaaaccaaaaaaaagaggcgttcccgttgtggctcagtggttaacgaatccaactaggaaccatgaggttgtgggttcaatccctggccttgctcagtgggttaaggatccgatgttgctgtgagctgtggtgtaggttacagatgcggctcagatctggtgtttctatggtTCTGGTATAcaccggcagctatagctgcgattagacccctagcctgggaacctccatatgtcccgggagtgaccctagaaaacgcaaaaagaccgaaaaaaaaaaaagtatttttcagaaCGTGTCTGAAGCACAGACAAGGAGAGATCTAGAGAGTGAGACCCTGTACGATTGTATAAATCCTTGCTACGCCCATGTGGTTTATGGATTAGCAACGTGGGCAACATCTGGCAACTTGGAGCTGCAGaatatttttcctccttccctccagacCTGCTGATTgagaatctacattttttttttctttttagggctgcaccctcggcaaatgtaagttcccaggctagggatcaaattggagctgtagcccctggcctgctccacagcaactcgagatccaagccgtgtctatgacctacaccacagctcacagcaatgttggatccctgacccagtaagtgaggccgcatcctcatggatactagttgaatttgtttccgctgagccactacaggaattctGAGAATCTGCATCTTAACAAGATCCTCAGATGATTCATCTgcatattaaagtttaaaaagctCTGCTATAGACCATGCTAAGTAGACTTCTGTCACACTCTTTGGAGATCGATGCTTTGGAGATCCAGCATCAACGATCTTCTTTGTGTGGAGAATTTCCCAGATAAAGTACCGTCTCTAAGATGTGGAATCCAGAAACTGTCCTTCCCAGCCTCACTTGCAATTTCGGCATCCATCACCTGAGCTCTGATCAGGCAGGATCTTTTGTTCAGAGGCAAACAGCAGAGGAAACAGGCACAGTGTGGAATCCATATCTGACATGCTAGCATTGGTGGCATCTGGTTTGGGGGACGACAATGGGGGAGATTCTTGTGTCCAATGCCCTGATGCTGTGTCTATACTCAGTGGCATTGGGGTGCTCCCTGAGCAGTCCTTCAGTGACGTTTAGACACTGTTTCTGGCTGTATAGATCTCTAAGTCTGACTCTTTGGCCCATGTGAATTTCTTGATATCCTTTAATCCTGTAGTGTACAATAGAGTAGTCTTTAGCCctgtgtggctatttaaatttaaataaattaaaatgaaagaaaatttaaaattcagttcttcagttGCACAAGCTGCATCTCAAGTGCTCGATAACAAGATGATGCTAGTGGCTACCTT
The nucleotide sequence above comes from Phacochoerus africanus isolate WHEZ1 chromosome 2, ROS_Pafr_v1, whole genome shotgun sequence. Encoded proteins:
- the RPUSD2 gene encoding pseudouridylate synthase RPUSD2, whose product is MFLGGRLWLPVLRQVCSNLRRLTFARTWGGRRDPMAETLSTRAEAAGGLKAPAQQNGVAGGEAREPQGSLEPAGPGVELAPGDAKQASEIEKQAPVVAPGPGKRKKRRGATGERVVPPPKKRRAGVSFSDEHFAETSYYFEGGLRKVRPYYFDFQTYCKGRWVGHSLLHVFSTEFRAQPLAYYEAAVRAGRLHLNEEPVKDLSIVLKDNDFLRNTVHRHEPPVTAEPVRLLAENEDVVVVDKPSSIPVHPCGRFRHNTVIFILGKEHQLKELHPLHRLDRLTSGVLMFAKTAAVSERIHEQVRDRQLEKEYVCRVEGEFPAEEVTCKEPILVVSYKVGVCRVDPRGKPCETVFQRLSYNGCSSVVRCRPLTGRTHQIRVHLQFLGHPILNDPIYNSVAWGPSRGRGGHIPKTDEELLRDLVAEHQAKQSLDVLDLCEGDLSPGLIDSTAPSSELSKDHVEELAASAQKMDGAVEAAPQDLDTVPLAPGKAAEMDVVNQETDPLCAECRLVRQDPLPQDLVMFLHALCYKGPGFEYFSPMPAWAQDDWQEG